The following coding sequences are from one Cystobacter fuscus DSM 2262 window:
- a CDS encoding aspartate kinase yields MSHPPTGGCVFQNHRRPLLVKKFGGTSVASVERIRNIARIALASQRAGNDVVVVVSAMAGETDRLLKLAHQMLPLPDSREMDVLASTGEQVSVALTALAIQAEGGQAFSLLGHQLPVLTDSAFSRARILRVEQGPIRRALAQGRIVVIAGFQGVDPDNNITTLGRGGSDTTAVAVAAALNADVCEIYTDVDGVYTADPRVCPSGRKLNSIPYEEMLELASLGAKVLQVRSVEIAMKYEVPVHVRSTFSEEEGTRIVAREQVLEARKLMGLACERGQARVELLGVQCSPEQVAEVTDLLAELNVSVDMLCHARCGQESTRTDISFTLPEGDLLRVRPHLGQLSKRLGARELRVSSNLAKVSLVGIGLRSDPGIAARLCRSLNRQGIAVSGLVVNELRVSCLLESGQADDAIRLLHDTFELAGETSAEALTASAPA; encoded by the coding sequence ATGAGCCATCCCCCTACGGGGGGATGTGTGTTCCAGAACCATCGGCGTCCCCTCCTCGTGAAGAAGTTCGGGGGGACGTCCGTGGCGAGTGTCGAGCGCATCCGCAACATCGCTCGCATCGCGCTGGCCAGCCAGCGGGCGGGCAACGACGTGGTGGTGGTGGTCAGCGCCATGGCCGGCGAGACGGATCGGCTGTTGAAGCTGGCCCACCAGATGCTTCCCCTGCCGGACTCACGAGAGATGGACGTGCTCGCGTCGACGGGGGAGCAGGTGTCGGTGGCGCTGACGGCGCTGGCCATCCAGGCGGAGGGCGGACAGGCCTTCTCCCTGTTGGGGCACCAGTTGCCGGTGCTCACGGACAGCGCCTTCTCCCGGGCCCGCATCCTGCGGGTGGAGCAGGGCCCCATCCGCCGGGCCCTCGCCCAGGGACGCATCGTCGTGATCGCGGGCTTCCAGGGGGTGGATCCCGACAACAACATCACCACCCTGGGGCGCGGCGGTTCGGACACCACGGCGGTGGCGGTGGCCGCGGCGCTGAATGCGGATGTCTGTGAAATCTACACGGACGTGGATGGTGTCTACACGGCCGACCCCCGTGTCTGCCCATCCGGGCGGAAGCTGAACAGCATTCCGTACGAAGAGATGCTCGAGTTGGCGTCCCTGGGGGCCAAGGTGCTCCAGGTGCGCAGCGTGGAGATCGCCATGAAATACGAAGTACCCGTACATGTACGCAGCACGTTCTCGGAGGAGGAAGGGACCCGGATCGTCGCCCGGGAGCAGGTGCTCGAGGCCCGCAAGCTGATGGGGCTGGCGTGCGAGCGAGGACAGGCGCGGGTGGAGCTGCTCGGGGTGCAGTGCAGCCCGGAGCAGGTGGCGGAGGTGACGGACCTGCTGGCCGAGCTGAACGTGAGCGTGGACATGCTCTGCCATGCCCGCTGCGGCCAGGAGAGCACCCGGACGGACATCTCCTTCACCTTGCCCGAGGGGGATCTGCTCCGCGTGCGGCCCCACCTGGGGCAGCTCTCCAAGCGGCTCGGTGCCCGTGAGCTGCGGGTGTCGTCGAACCTGGCCAAGGTGTCGCTGGTGGGTATCGGCCTGCGCTCGGATCCGGGAATCGCCGCCCGCCTGTGCCGCAGCCTGAACCGGCAGGGCATCGCCGTGTCGGGCCTGGTGGTGAACGAGCTGCGGGTGAGCTGCCTGCTGGAGTCGGGTCAGGCGGACGACGCCATCCGACTGCTGCATGACACCTTCGAGCTCGCCGGCGAGACCTCCGCCGAAGCGCTCACGGCCAGCGCCCCGGCCTGA
- a CDS encoding cobalamin B12-binding domain-containing protein, translated as MEQSQPAELRFLRLLASYLAAQLAGDLRGALRLLDESLVRGASVTDLQCQVIQAAQRELGRLWQQGRVDIAEEHRATAISQVALAHLFARAQPAPARGVSVAVACVEGELHEMPARLLSDFLELAGFTVMHLGANLPTDSLVSLLEREPPDVLALSVTMLFNIPALRRAVVEVRGLMGPTLPILVGGSAINALPGLAEELGVASAGPTPAELESAVLRAVARRLH; from the coding sequence ATGGAACAAAGCCAACCAGCGGAGCTTCGCTTCCTTCGCCTGCTCGCGTCCTATCTCGCCGCGCAACTGGCGGGGGACCTGAGGGGCGCCTTGCGCCTCCTCGATGAGTCATTGGTGCGGGGTGCCTCTGTCACGGACCTCCAGTGCCAGGTCATCCAGGCGGCTCAGCGCGAGCTGGGCCGCCTCTGGCAGCAGGGCCGCGTCGACATCGCCGAGGAGCACCGGGCCACCGCCATCTCCCAGGTAGCGCTCGCCCACCTCTTCGCGCGCGCCCAGCCCGCGCCCGCCCGGGGGGTGAGCGTGGCGGTGGCCTGCGTCGAGGGGGAGCTGCATGAGATGCCTGCCCGCCTGTTGTCCGACTTCCTGGAGCTGGCGGGCTTCACCGTGATGCACCTCGGAGCCAACCTGCCCACGGACAGCCTGGTTTCTCTCCTCGAGCGAGAGCCGCCAGACGTGCTGGCCCTGTCGGTGACGATGCTCTTCAACATCCCCGCCCTTCGCCGGGCCGTCGTGGAGGTCCGCGGGCTGATGGGCCCCACTCTGCCCATCCTCGTGGGAGGCTCCGCCATCAATGCGCTCCCGGGACTGGCGGAGGAACTGGGCGTGGCGAGCGCGGGTCCTACCCCGGCCGAGCTGGAGTCCGCCGTGCTGCGCGCGGTGGCGCGACGTCTTCATTGA
- a CDS encoding GAF domain-containing sensor histidine kinase encodes MRRPPWKTEGRVMLSGVLVLGALALVLALMSPRHSEEWSFPSVAVLMALTLGVGVLLGSRRRECSTPAMQRREWESRVLGEVGDRLASTLDHEQTLTNVAALAVGSLADCCLLALETEDWRPRRLKAVHRDANQGPLVEALERTALERRGPSLLSPLLETRRPWVLPEVTSGSLQSLARSEEHLRLLLELNPRSLMGLPLQVHEHFLGTLVLVASAPRHAYGEADLRLGEELARRAALAIQSARLYRTAREATQARDDVLAVVAHDLRNPLNAISISAQTLLRQQIVVGDTRLQAPLRIIRGSVERMNRLIQDLLNVSRLEAGRLAVETYPEPTESLLQEALEEARPLASRLQLGTDIAEVLPWVRVDRERILQVFSNLLGNALKFTPPGGRVTLGARAEGTVVRFWVSDTGPGIPPEAREHLFDRFWQMRHGDRRGAGLGLSIAKGLVEAHGGRIWVESEPGRGSTFCFVVPVAHEAPTLTSSGP; translated from the coding sequence ATGCGCCGGCCCCCCTGGAAGACCGAGGGAAGGGTGATGCTCTCGGGGGTCCTCGTGCTGGGAGCCCTCGCCCTGGTGCTTGCCCTGATGTCCCCAAGACACTCGGAGGAATGGAGCTTCCCGTCGGTGGCGGTGCTGATGGCGCTGACACTGGGCGTGGGAGTCCTGCTCGGGTCGCGGCGGCGGGAGTGCTCGACCCCCGCGATGCAGCGGCGCGAGTGGGAGAGCCGAGTCCTGGGCGAGGTGGGCGATCGCCTCGCATCGACACTGGACCATGAACAGACGCTCACGAACGTCGCCGCGCTGGCGGTGGGTTCCCTGGCGGACTGCTGCCTGCTCGCCTTGGAGACCGAGGACTGGAGACCCCGGCGACTGAAGGCGGTGCATCGTGACGCGAACCAGGGGCCACTCGTCGAGGCCCTGGAGCGCACGGCGCTGGAACGGCGTGGCCCGTCCTTGCTCTCGCCCCTGCTGGAGACGCGGCGGCCCTGGGTGCTGCCGGAGGTGACTTCCGGGAGTCTCCAATCCCTCGCCCGAAGCGAGGAGCACCTCCGGCTCCTGCTCGAGCTGAACCCGCGCTCGCTCATGGGCCTGCCACTCCAGGTCCACGAACACTTCCTGGGCACGCTCGTGCTCGTCGCCAGTGCGCCCCGGCACGCGTATGGAGAGGCGGACCTGAGGCTGGGAGAGGAACTGGCGCGCCGGGCCGCGCTCGCGATCCAGAGCGCCCGCCTGTACCGGACCGCCCGAGAGGCCACCCAGGCGCGTGACGACGTCCTGGCCGTGGTGGCGCACGACCTGCGCAATCCGCTCAATGCCATCTCCATCAGTGCCCAGACGTTGTTGAGGCAGCAGATCGTCGTCGGCGACACGCGGCTCCAGGCGCCCTTGCGCATCATCCGCGGCTCCGTGGAGCGCATGAACCGGTTGATTCAAGATCTCCTGAACGTGAGCCGCCTGGAGGCGGGCAGGCTGGCCGTGGAGACCTATCCGGAGCCCACGGAATCACTCCTCCAGGAGGCGCTCGAGGAGGCGCGCCCGCTGGCCTCGCGGCTCCAACTGGGCACCGATATCGCCGAGGTGTTGCCCTGGGTGCGCGTGGACCGGGAACGGATCCTCCAGGTCTTCTCCAACCTGCTGGGCAATGCCCTGAAGTTCACCCCGCCCGGGGGCCGGGTGACGCTCGGCGCCCGGGCGGAGGGAACGGTGGTGCGCTTCTGGGTGAGTGATACCGGCCCGGGAATCCCCCCCGAGGCCCGCGAGCACCTCTTCGACCGCTTCTGGCAGATGCGGCACGGAGATCGCCGAGGGGCCGGGCTCGGGTTGTCCATCGCCAAGGGGCTCGTCGAGGCGCACGGAGGGCGCATCTGGGTGGAGAGCGAGCCCGGCCGCGGAAGTACCTTCTGCTTCGTCGTGCCCGTGGCGCACGAGGCCCCTACCCTCACGTCCTCGGGGCCGTGA
- a CDS encoding multicopper oxidase family protein — MKLRSYNGGLVGPTIEVRPGSTLRLLLDNQLPLEPPLEVEQLLHPTPNIPHGFNTTNIHTHGLHVSPVGNSDNVLLAIGPQKRFEYEIKIPEDHPAGTYWYHAHKHGSVALQVSSGMAGALIVRGDIDELPAIKNAQERLFVFEQIPYALMDDPTAPGTQTNMVESYDQFMPGRWEESGLRTLINGEFMPTLKMRPGETQRWRFIHTGTMEALRLRLVRESDPQAVMMQYQIAHDGITTGRLDAVQETEMFPGYRVDVMVRAGAVQETYLLVDEASAVRDSLHGQEESRKVLARVVVEGRSGGMMPLPSPVDLARLVPLSPLKDQDVTGTQEAHFSVDFSATPPKFMINGRSYDPNEPPRRLQLEAVEEWHLSASPQLGHPFHIHVNPFQVMLGNGKDVWKDTIFIKPGESFRLRTRYTRYIGKFVLHCHILDHEDLGMMEVEEVVPPGATSSSEHPH, encoded by the coding sequence GTGAAGTTGCGCTCCTACAATGGGGGGCTCGTCGGACCGACCATCGAAGTGCGGCCCGGCAGCACCTTGCGCCTCCTGTTGGACAATCAGCTCCCGCTGGAGCCGCCTCTGGAGGTGGAGCAGCTGCTCCATCCCACCCCCAACATTCCGCACGGCTTCAACACCACCAACATCCACACCCACGGGCTGCACGTGTCCCCCGTGGGCAACTCGGACAACGTGCTGCTGGCCATCGGCCCCCAGAAGCGTTTCGAGTATGAGATCAAGATTCCCGAAGATCACCCCGCCGGGACCTACTGGTACCACGCCCACAAGCACGGCTCGGTGGCCCTGCAGGTCTCCAGTGGCATGGCCGGCGCCTTGATCGTCCGCGGCGACATCGACGAGCTCCCCGCCATCAAGAATGCCCAGGAGAGGCTCTTCGTCTTCGAGCAGATTCCCTATGCCCTGATGGATGATCCCACAGCGCCGGGCACGCAGACCAACATGGTGGAGAGCTACGACCAGTTCATGCCGGGACGATGGGAGGAGTCCGGCCTGCGCACCCTCATCAACGGGGAGTTCATGCCCACCCTCAAGATGAGGCCGGGCGAGACGCAGCGCTGGAGGTTCATCCATACGGGCACCATGGAGGCACTCCGGCTCCGGCTCGTGCGCGAGAGCGATCCGCAGGCGGTGATGATGCAGTACCAGATCGCTCACGACGGCATCACCACCGGCCGCCTCGACGCGGTCCAGGAAACGGAGATGTTTCCCGGCTACCGGGTGGACGTGATGGTGAGGGCCGGTGCCGTGCAGGAGACCTACCTGCTGGTGGATGAGGCGAGCGCTGTCCGGGACTCGCTGCATGGCCAGGAGGAGTCGCGCAAGGTGTTGGCTCGCGTCGTGGTGGAGGGCAGGAGCGGCGGCATGATGCCGCTGCCCAGCCCGGTCGATCTGGCCAGGCTGGTGCCCTTGTCGCCCCTTAAGGACCAGGACGTCACCGGCACCCAGGAGGCGCACTTCTCTGTGGATTTCAGCGCCACCCCGCCCAAGTTCATGATCAACGGCAGGTCATACGACCCGAACGAGCCGCCACGCCGGCTCCAGTTGGAGGCGGTGGAGGAGTGGCACCTCTCCGCCTCACCGCAGCTGGGTCATCCCTTCCACATCCACGTCAATCCCTTCCAGGTGATGCTGGGCAATGGAAAGGATGTCTGGAAGGATACCATCTTCATAAAGCCGGGTGAGTCCTTCCGGCTGCGCACTCGCTACACGCGCTACATCGGGAAGTTCGTGCTGCACTGCCACATCCTGGACCATGAGGATCTGGGAATGATGGAGGTGGAGGAAGTCGTTCCACCCGGTGCGACGAGCAGTAGCGAGCACCCCCACTGA
- a CDS encoding phenylacetate--CoA ligase family protein, producing the protein MATSERMDIINQVLRHARGAPFYQERLPDTPLRSWEEFQRLPFTTKEDLRRQSPHGLICVPPEKLLQYHESSATTGTPVSAWFSGEDLTEIHSRFSEWGVGFKPGDRVLIRFPYALSTIGHFVQGAVQHKGACAIPADSRTSITPLPRVVELMRKLQVTVLATISLSAVMIAEAAEMAGFVLRRDFPHLRALCCAGEPLTQARRELLEELWGVPVYDNYGMTETGPQAMDCREQRLHPWQEHFLMEVLDERLEKEVAPGETGYSVITSLTRRASPMIRYLTGDRVQRVERPCTCGQNSTLIVRGRVEDLLWSQGRPVDLWELEEIVSQLPSRRFWRVSSTPDGRLHFTVEKEREGDSLRPALLSRLEEHHGLRLKVDLVPKGTLYDRQEPISFGMAGKPIYVSTP; encoded by the coding sequence ATGGCCACGTCAGAACGCATGGACATCATCAATCAGGTGCTGCGGCACGCACGAGGCGCCCCCTTCTACCAGGAGCGCCTGCCGGACACGCCCCTCCGCTCCTGGGAGGAGTTCCAGCGGCTCCCCTTCACGACCAAGGAAGACCTGCGCCGACAGTCGCCGCACGGCCTCATCTGTGTCCCGCCCGAGAAGCTGCTGCAATACCACGAGTCCTCCGCGACGACGGGCACGCCCGTCTCCGCCTGGTTCAGCGGGGAAGATCTGACGGAGATCCATTCGCGCTTCTCCGAGTGGGGTGTCGGGTTCAAGCCCGGGGATCGGGTGCTCATCCGCTTTCCCTATGCCCTCTCCACCATCGGGCACTTCGTCCAGGGGGCCGTCCAGCACAAGGGCGCCTGTGCCATCCCCGCCGACAGCCGGACCTCCATCACCCCGCTGCCGCGTGTGGTCGAGCTGATGAGGAAGTTGCAAGTCACCGTGCTCGCCACCATCTCCCTGTCGGCGGTGATGATCGCCGAGGCCGCGGAGATGGCGGGGTTCGTGCTCCGCCGGGACTTTCCCCATCTGCGCGCCCTCTGCTGCGCCGGGGAGCCCCTGACGCAGGCCCGGCGCGAGCTGCTGGAAGAGCTCTGGGGAGTGCCCGTGTATGACAATTATGGCATGACCGAGACGGGTCCCCAGGCCATGGACTGCCGGGAGCAGCGGCTCCATCCCTGGCAGGAGCACTTCTTGATGGAAGTGCTGGACGAGCGGCTCGAGAAGGAAGTGGCGCCGGGCGAGACGGGCTACTCGGTCATCACCTCGCTCACCCGGAGGGCCTCGCCCATGATCCGCTACCTCACGGGCGACCGCGTCCAGCGCGTGGAGCGGCCCTGCACGTGTGGTCAGAACTCGACCCTGATCGTCCGCGGCCGGGTGGAGGACCTGCTCTGGAGCCAGGGCAGGCCGGTCGATCTCTGGGAGCTGGAGGAGATCGTCTCCCAACTGCCCAGCCGGCGCTTCTGGCGGGTGTCCTCCACGCCGGACGGGCGGCTGCACTTCACGGTGGAGAAGGAGCGGGAGGGAGACTCGCTGCGGCCCGCCCTCCTCTCCCGGTTGGAGGAACACCACGGCCTGCGCCTGAAGGTCGACCTGGTTCCCAAGGGGACCCTCTACGACCGCCAGGAGCCGATCTCGTTCGGCATGGCGGGCAAGCCCATCTACGTGAGCACGCCGTAA
- a CDS encoding amidohydrolase family protein, translated as MIIDAHAHVSPTTYGATEQYLEVLSQSGIDQAVICPGGMLDVRKMSEFVSGQKKPDAVPKNEYVGNCVQSSPKLIGMACVNPCDLQAAEKLEQYLEQGFRGLMVSPLVHKFSFTDDSMAELARLCGEYGVPVVSHNGWRPGANTGDYALLARKCPRTNFILEHMGQLPTDGEATHTAAELDNFFLETSLSSYLHVVETVKKTGASKVIFGSEFPLSHPALELRKVLLLPITDGEREQILGGNIRELLHLD; from the coding sequence ATGATCATCGATGCCCATGCACACGTCTCTCCCACCACCTATGGCGCCACCGAGCAGTACCTGGAGGTGCTGAGCCAGAGTGGTATCGACCAGGCCGTCATCTGTCCGGGCGGCATGCTGGACGTGAGGAAGATGAGCGAATTCGTGTCTGGCCAGAAGAAGCCAGACGCGGTCCCGAAGAACGAATACGTGGGGAACTGCGTCCAATCCAGTCCCAAGCTGATCGGAATGGCTTGCGTGAATCCGTGTGATCTCCAGGCCGCCGAGAAGCTGGAGCAGTACCTGGAACAGGGCTTCCGGGGATTGATGGTGTCTCCCCTCGTCCACAAGTTCTCCTTCACGGATGACTCGATGGCCGAGCTGGCCAGGCTGTGCGGCGAGTATGGCGTTCCCGTCGTCTCCCACAATGGCTGGCGGCCAGGGGCGAACACTGGCGACTACGCCCTGCTGGCCAGGAAGTGCCCCCGCACGAACTTCATCCTGGAGCACATGGGGCAGTTGCCCACCGACGGGGAGGCGACCCACACGGCCGCCGAGCTGGACAACTTCTTCCTCGAGACGTCGCTCAGCAGCTACCTGCACGTCGTGGAGACGGTGAAGAAGACGGGGGCGAGCAAGGTGATCTTCGGCTCCGAGTTCCCCCTCTCCCACCCCGCTCTGGAGCTGAGGAAGGTCCTCCTGCTTCCCATCACCGACGGGGAACGCGAGCAGATCCTGGGCGGGAACATCCGCGAGCTGCTCCACCTGGATTGA
- a CDS encoding phenylacetate--CoA ligase family protein: protein MRASFEERLRTLRNPPVIANYFSGEGQADVMPPEQLARYQFEALKAVVKQAYDHSPFYREKMTRAGVSPDDLQQLSDVTRLPLLTKDELRGKPWLLLTCDKKDVVLVQVSTGTTGGEEIYMTYTWNDFLLHDLSPRYTKLFPVGPGDVCLNALPYEMSTAGLAFHKTFMDGYQATVIPAGKGGAYSTPAKTIKMIRDLRPSIVVTSPSWSITLAEEAAKASFDLKSLGLKKMWLTGEGCSPTFRQRVEKIWGTTANYFYGSLECGQLGIECDAHDGYHLAQAHVLMEIVDPKTGQVLPPGEVGEIVVTALLRYDSPVLRFRTGDLGSLRTDTCACGSTLTRFYMKGRAFDQLHFRGQPFSPFFVEEHLMRMPEVGNWFQFVMPKSDSASIKIRCELAQGVKPSPELATTLANRMKLSTGLSFDIEFVDRLPRPTAKAVRVVRE from the coding sequence ATGCGCGCGAGCTTTGAAGAGAGATTGCGGACCCTGCGGAATCCCCCGGTCATCGCGAATTACTTCTCCGGGGAGGGGCAGGCGGACGTCATGCCTCCCGAGCAGCTGGCCCGTTATCAGTTCGAGGCCCTCAAGGCCGTGGTCAAGCAAGCGTATGATCATTCTCCCTTCTACCGGGAGAAGATGACCCGGGCCGGGGTCTCTCCCGATGACCTCCAGCAGCTCTCGGATGTCACCCGGCTCCCCTTGCTGACGAAGGACGAGCTCCGCGGAAAGCCCTGGCTGCTGCTGACGTGTGACAAGAAGGACGTCGTGCTCGTCCAGGTGTCCACGGGGACGACGGGCGGAGAGGAAATCTACATGACGTACACGTGGAATGACTTCCTGCTCCACGACCTCTCCCCCCGGTACACGAAGCTGTTCCCGGTCGGACCCGGCGACGTGTGTCTCAATGCCCTCCCGTACGAGATGAGCACCGCGGGGCTCGCCTTCCACAAGACCTTCATGGATGGCTACCAGGCCACGGTCATCCCCGCCGGCAAGGGCGGCGCCTACTCCACGCCCGCCAAGACCATCAAGATGATCCGGGACCTGCGTCCCTCCATCGTCGTCACCAGCCCCTCCTGGTCCATCACCCTGGCCGAGGAAGCGGCCAAGGCCTCGTTCGATCTGAAGAGCCTGGGGCTCAAGAAGATGTGGTTGACCGGCGAAGGGTGCTCGCCCACCTTCCGCCAGCGCGTGGAGAAGATCTGGGGGACCACGGCCAACTACTTCTATGGCTCGCTCGAGTGCGGACAGCTCGGAATCGAGTGTGACGCGCATGACGGCTACCACCTGGCCCAGGCCCACGTCCTCATGGAGATCGTGGACCCGAAGACCGGGCAGGTGCTTCCTCCGGGAGAGGTGGGCGAGATCGTCGTGACGGCGCTCCTGCGCTACGACAGCCCGGTCCTCCGCTTCCGCACGGGAGACCTGGGCAGCCTGCGGACCGACACGTGCGCCTGCGGCTCCACGCTCACCCGCTTCTACATGAAGGGCCGCGCGTTCGATCAACTCCACTTCCGTGGCCAGCCGTTCTCGCCCTTCTTCGTGGAGGAGCACCTGATGCGCATGCCCGAGGTCGGCAACTGGTTCCAGTTCGTCATGCCGAAGTCGGACAGCGCGAGCATCAAGATCCGCTGCGAGCTGGCCCAAGGAGTCAAACCCTCCCCGGAGCTGGCCACCACGCTCGCCAACCGGATGAAGCTGTCGACGGGCCTGTCCTTCGACATCGAGTTCGTCGATCGCCTGCCCCGCCCGACGGCCAAGGCGGTCCGCGTCGTCCGCGAGTGA
- a CDS encoding 3-dehydroquinate synthase II codes for MDVTSTNTANNDTVNMQKRERIRLERVEGDRNRVEEAGSLIVWFDTAGLATPADCEGMLGRIVNQAYTGVVLYPENVAALAPAIPARVIKVLHAPRIEDLERLKTLPQGGQSFVVASPEVQVLQKAAELGFNTCYRAYVDDGDSLHASIQEGVHHAYLMVRFRDPTNIPLELVIASLQATRTVLIKEINTPTDVDDAIVTLGVMEVGADGVMFSPRSHGALSEFVSRLGRMDRAATKVEVASVVRSVPIGMGYRSCIDTTTLFSPTEGMLVGSTSQGGILCCPEVFFLPYMELRPFRVNAGAVHSYVYNYNNRTDYMSELRAGASIMLVDHTGKTRRSSVGRMKTEVRPLRLIEVEFASGERINAIMQDDWHVRIFSDEAKPLNITALKPGDKVLGHLAQPGRHVGIKVDEHIIET; via the coding sequence ATGGACGTTACCTCGACCAACACCGCGAACAATGACACCGTCAACATGCAGAAGCGCGAGCGCATCCGCCTCGAGCGCGTGGAGGGGGATCGCAACCGGGTGGAGGAAGCCGGCTCGCTCATCGTCTGGTTCGACACGGCCGGGCTGGCCACTCCCGCGGACTGCGAGGGCATGCTCGGGCGGATCGTCAACCAGGCCTACACCGGCGTCGTCCTCTACCCGGAGAACGTCGCCGCGCTCGCGCCGGCCATCCCGGCGCGGGTGATCAAGGTGCTCCATGCCCCGCGCATCGAGGACCTCGAGCGGCTCAAGACGCTGCCCCAGGGCGGTCAGAGCTTCGTGGTGGCGAGCCCCGAAGTCCAGGTGCTGCAGAAGGCCGCGGAGCTGGGGTTCAACACCTGCTACCGCGCCTACGTGGATGACGGGGACAGCCTCCATGCGTCCATCCAGGAAGGCGTCCACCATGCCTACCTGATGGTGCGCTTCCGGGATCCCACCAACATCCCGCTGGAGCTGGTGATCGCCTCGCTGCAGGCCACGCGCACCGTGCTCATCAAGGAGATCAACACCCCGACGGACGTGGATGACGCCATCGTCACCCTGGGCGTCATGGAGGTGGGCGCGGACGGCGTCATGTTCTCGCCGCGCTCACACGGCGCGCTGAGCGAGTTCGTCTCGCGGCTCGGCCGGATGGATCGCGCGGCGACGAAGGTGGAGGTGGCCAGCGTGGTGCGCAGCGTGCCCATCGGCATGGGCTACCGCAGCTGCATCGACACCACGACGCTCTTCTCCCCGACGGAGGGCATGCTGGTGGGCTCCACCTCGCAGGGCGGAATCCTGTGCTGCCCCGAGGTCTTCTTCCTGCCGTACATGGAGCTGCGCCCCTTCCGGGTGAACGCCGGTGCCGTGCACAGCTACGTCTACAACTACAACAACCGCACGGACTACATGAGCGAGCTGCGCGCGGGCGCGTCCATCATGCTGGTGGACCACACCGGCAAGACGCGCCGCTCCAGCGTCGGCCGGATGAAGACGGAGGTGCGGCCCCTGCGCCTCATCGAGGTCGAGTTCGCCAGCGGCGAGCGCATCAACGCCATCATGCAGGACGACTGGCACGTGCGGATCTTCTCCGACGAGGCCAAGCCGCTGAACATCACCGCCCTCAAGCCCGGCGACAAGGTGCTCGGCCACCTGGCCCAGCCCGGCCGGCACGTGGGCATCAAGGTCGACGAGCACATCATCGAGACCTGA
- a CDS encoding class I fructose-bisphosphate aldolase, with translation MNGTAKRIRWSHFVDRRSGRGIIVPMDHGLTIGPVEGLASVEQLSRWIGHPGITGIIAHKGMVERLGSHGLLNGIGVMIHLNGMMSLAPTPDRKERLTSVEAALRLGADAVSLQLNFDGKNDAHNLAQLGEVVDEAQQYGLPVLTMLYDKVSCDAQEQRVNRLKHLMRACVELGTDALKLAAPDDLALMPTLLEGIKEHTAVFFAGGAMRSEAEILMMAEEVVRCGATGLCVGRNIFQRESARATLSRLQEVVLGSNTVVPEPTLTWSLPDHAPQVRWSPVVEEVVK, from the coding sequence ATGAATGGAACCGCCAAACGCATCCGCTGGTCGCATTTCGTGGACCGCCGGAGCGGACGGGGAATCATCGTCCCCATGGATCATGGGCTGACGATTGGACCGGTGGAGGGCCTGGCCAGCGTGGAGCAGTTGTCGCGCTGGATAGGCCATCCGGGCATCACGGGGATCATCGCCCACAAGGGCATGGTGGAGCGACTCGGGAGCCACGGGCTGTTGAATGGCATCGGCGTCATGATCCACCTCAATGGCATGATGTCGCTGGCCCCGACACCGGACCGCAAGGAGCGGCTGACCTCGGTGGAGGCGGCACTCCGCCTCGGGGCGGACGCGGTCTCCCTCCAGCTCAACTTCGATGGGAAGAACGACGCCCACAACCTGGCCCAGCTCGGGGAGGTGGTGGACGAGGCCCAGCAGTACGGCCTGCCCGTGCTCACCATGCTCTACGACAAGGTCTCCTGCGACGCGCAGGAGCAGCGCGTGAACAGGCTCAAGCACCTGATGCGCGCGTGCGTGGAGCTGGGCACGGACGCGCTCAAGCTGGCCGCGCCGGATGACCTGGCGCTGATGCCCACCCTGCTCGAGGGCATCAAGGAGCACACCGCCGTGTTCTTCGCGGGGGGAGCGATGCGCTCGGAAGCGGAGATCCTCATGATGGCCGAGGAGGTGGTGCGCTGCGGCGCCACCGGGCTGTGCGTGGGACGCAACATCTTCCAGCGGGAGTCCGCTCGCGCCACGCTCAGCCGTCTGCAGGAGGTGGTCCTGGGGAGCAACACCGTGGTGCCGGAGCCCACCCTCACCTGGTCCCTACCCGACCACGCGCCCCAGGTGCGCTGGTCCCCCGTGGTGGAAGAGGTCGTGAAATGA